One Leptospira wolbachii serovar Codice str. CDC genomic region harbors:
- a CDS encoding AMP-dependent synthetase/ligase: MPANLPELFQQSAEKFGNRPAFVSKDESKSYKPVTFKEVYDLGINLAEALIDLGVSAKENVALLADNRLEWIVSDYGILMAGAADVPRGTDITDSEIAYILNHCEAKVVFLENDKMLEKFQKNRSQLEFAKTLIVMDKKSTATGVLKLYDLIEKGKELRAKGSKKAEERMKAIAPDDLFTIIYTSGTTGMPKGVMLKHSNMIHQTSVILGNMIEIKEDERMLSILPVWHVFERVFEYLAIAAGCATYYTNVRDLRDDMKKSKPTFMASAPRLWESIYNGIYTRINDPKQTPAVRRGLFNLAYFFSKHFNAATRFLKGNQVDYVGRNPIVSLFKGIYYLAVAIVLAVPYFLLDLVVLSKIREATGGELKASVSGGGALQRHVDAFFNDIGINVLEGYGMTETSPVISVRTFKKLVQGSVGLITPETSVQIRDDLGKVLTHIDANQKLISGKYGARGVIHIRGPQVMKGYYKNPETTAKVLKDGWMDTGDIGMFNFKKTLTITGRAKDTVVLLGGENVEPVPIEDKLTESPFIAQVMVIGQDQRTWVPLLCRISTN; encoded by the coding sequence ATGCCAGCCAATTTGCCCGAACTCTTCCAGCAGAGTGCTGAAAAATTTGGGAACCGCCCCGCGTTCGTTAGTAAAGACGAATCTAAGTCCTATAAACCCGTCACTTTTAAAGAAGTATATGATCTTGGTATCAACTTAGCCGAAGCTCTCATTGATTTGGGTGTTTCTGCGAAAGAGAATGTTGCCCTGCTTGCCGATAACCGATTGGAATGGATTGTTTCCGATTATGGAATTCTTATGGCCGGTGCAGCAGACGTTCCGAGAGGAACGGATATTACCGATTCAGAAATCGCTTATATTCTAAACCATTGCGAAGCGAAGGTTGTATTTCTTGAGAATGACAAAATGCTCGAGAAATTTCAAAAGAATCGCTCTCAATTGGAATTTGCAAAGACCCTCATCGTAATGGATAAAAAATCCACAGCAACCGGTGTTCTAAAACTATATGATCTGATTGAAAAAGGTAAGGAACTTCGTGCCAAAGGTTCTAAAAAAGCAGAAGAGCGAATGAAAGCCATTGCTCCTGATGATCTATTTACAATCATCTATACTTCAGGAACCACTGGAATGCCAAAAGGTGTGATGTTGAAACATAGCAACATGATCCACCAAACTTCTGTCATTCTAGGTAATATGATCGAAATCAAAGAAGATGAAAGGATGTTGTCTATCCTTCCTGTTTGGCACGTTTTTGAAAGAGTATTTGAATACCTAGCCATTGCTGCCGGTTGTGCTACATACTACACCAATGTCCGAGACCTTCGTGATGACATGAAAAAGTCAAAACCTACGTTTATGGCGTCGGCTCCAAGACTTTGGGAAAGTATCTATAATGGAATTTATACAAGAATCAATGATCCAAAACAAACTCCTGCGGTCCGCCGGGGGCTTTTCAATTTGGCTTATTTTTTCTCGAAACATTTCAATGCTGCCACAAGGTTTTTAAAGGGAAACCAAGTAGACTACGTTGGAAGAAACCCAATCGTTTCTCTCTTCAAAGGGATTTACTATTTGGCTGTGGCGATTGTTTTGGCGGTTCCTTACTTCCTACTCGATTTGGTCGTACTTTCTAAAATTAGAGAGGCTACTGGAGGAGAGCTCAAAGCTTCTGTTTCTGGTGGTGGAGCATTACAAAGACACGTAGATGCGTTCTTCAATGATATTGGAATTAACGTACTGGAAGGTTATGGAATGACGGAAACTTCTCCGGTGATTTCCGTAAGGACTTTCAAAAAATTAGTCCAAGGATCAGTGGGTCTCATCACTCCAGAAACTTCCGTACAAATTCGAGATGATTTAGGAAAGGTTCTCACTCATATAGATGCCAACCAAAAACTCATTTCTGGTAAATACGGAGCTCGTGGGGTCATTCATATTCGTGGACCACAAGTGATGAAGGGATACTACAAAAATCCTGAAACCACTGCGAAAGTTTTGAAAGACGGTTGGATGGATACGGGAGATATTGGAATGTTCAATTTCAAAAAAACCCTGACCATCACTGGCCGTGCGAAAGACACAGTAGTGCTTCTTGGTGGTGAAAACGTGGAACCGGTTCCTATCGAAGACAAATTGACGGAATCTCCTTTCATTGCACAAGTTATGGTTATTGGGCAAGATCAAAGAACTTGGGTGCCCTTGTTGTGCCGGATTTCGACAAATTGA
- a CDS encoding TlpA family protein disulfide reductase → MMTQAFLNLRSSFYLILILSLLFCKPEGTSSDFYPAPLPTLGGETESLDSFKGKVVVLDFWATWCEPCAKAVPTINAWKASVSEKDFVFRGINTDTTEPIEKIKKDMERLKMNYPTLLDKDWKMTDFYHVEGIPCLLVFDRSGKIVYRQYGLVESDLSGLVIRSHVWAASELP, encoded by the coding sequence ATGATGACCCAGGCTTTTTTGAACCTTAGATCCAGCTTTTATCTTATCTTAATCCTATCTCTTCTTTTTTGTAAACCAGAAGGGACAAGCAGTGATTTTTATCCCGCACCTCTTCCGACCTTAGGGGGAGAGACTGAATCATTGGATTCTTTTAAAGGAAAAGTAGTTGTATTGGATTTTTGGGCTACTTGGTGCGAACCTTGTGCCAAGGCAGTTCCCACCATCAACGCATGGAAGGCTTCTGTTTCTGAAAAAGATTTTGTATTTCGCGGAATCAATACTGATACCACAGAGCCGATAGAAAAAATCAAAAAAGATATGGAACGATTGAAAATGAATTATCCCACCTTACTGGATAAAGACTGGAAAATGACAGATTTTTATCACGTAGAGGGAATTCCATGCCTACTTGTATTTGATCGGTCGGGTAAGATTGTGTATCGTCAGTATGGATTGGTAGAATCTGACCTTTCTGGGCTTGTCATTCGCTCCCATGTATGGGCTGCGTCTGAACTGCCATAA
- a CDS encoding glycosyltransferase family 4 protein: MVKTKRIGLDARPLSTRVSGVGRLIAETLKAFPHKEEYDFFLFSHLPIHDDHKAVLTLPNVTWVSGGGFLKWKGGLYYNLYIPFYLLKNRIDLFWGSQQVLPPFLPRALRAVLTYCDLVLYLYPETMRWIAKVQQRLFQSYSVRRSSFILSISKQTSDDMCRKFGYPVDQTGVSYPGVNPVEMTKLLETEPSNRVKDLGTDYLLSVSTIEPRKNYPFLLNAYREYRKLDPHHYRPWVIVGKIGWESHEFIEELLQERALYKDIYILDSVSDSELQHLYKRAGLFAFASKYEGFGIPMVEAIFHGLPCIVSDIPTFHEIGKEGVTYLPYQTKEDAKLWAETIKKFFEHPAPQAVSIEEFTWENAAKITEEVFRKVLEEGE; this comes from the coding sequence ATGGTAAAGACAAAACGGATTGGTTTAGATGCAAGACCACTCTCCACAAGAGTGTCTGGAGTAGGGCGACTCATTGCGGAAACCTTAAAGGCGTTTCCACATAAAGAGGAATATGACTTCTTTTTATTCTCACATTTACCTATTCATGATGACCATAAGGCGGTTTTAACTTTACCCAATGTCACCTGGGTTTCAGGTGGTGGTTTTTTGAAATGGAAAGGAGGGTTGTATTACAATCTCTACATTCCATTTTATTTACTAAAGAATAGAATCGATTTGTTTTGGGGTTCCCAACAAGTATTACCTCCTTTTTTACCAAGAGCTCTACGTGCGGTCCTTACCTATTGTGATCTGGTTTTATACCTATATCCTGAGACGATGCGTTGGATTGCGAAAGTCCAACAGAGGCTTTTTCAGAGTTATTCTGTTAGGCGGTCAAGTTTTATTCTTTCGATCTCTAAACAAACAAGTGATGATATGTGCCGTAAGTTTGGATATCCTGTGGACCAAACCGGAGTGTCTTATCCAGGAGTGAATCCTGTGGAAATGACAAAACTTTTAGAAACAGAACCGTCCAACAGGGTGAAGGACTTAGGCACTGATTATTTATTATCGGTTTCCACGATTGAACCAAGAAAGAACTATCCTTTTTTATTGAATGCCTATCGCGAATATCGCAAACTCGATCCTCACCACTACCGTCCATGGGTGATTGTCGGGAAAATCGGTTGGGAGTCACATGAATTTATCGAAGAACTATTACAAGAGCGTGCTTTGTATAAAGACATCTATATTTTAGATTCTGTTTCCGATTCTGAGCTGCAACACCTCTACAAAAGAGCTGGTTTATTTGCCTTTGCCAGTAAATATGAAGGATTTGGAATTCCTATGGTGGAAGCCATATTTCATGGATTGCCTTGTATTGTTTCTGATATCCCCACCTTCCATGAAATTGGAAAAGAGGGTGTTACTTACCTTCCTTACCAAACCAAGGAAGATGCAAAACTCTGGGCAGAAACCATTAAAAAATTTTTTGAACATCCAGCCCCCCAAGCAGTATCGATTGAGGAATTTACTTGGGAAAATGCGGCAAAGATTACCGAAGAGGTCTTTCGTAAAGTTCTAGAGGAAGGAGAATAG
- a CDS encoding 3'(2'),5'-bisphosphate nucleotidase CysQ yields MEERDFQEVWRWVLSVGDSILSIYKSDFQIRDKGGNDPVTEADLFASEFLFEKISARFPNHGFLSEEKTDTNRRLDKEWVWILDPIDGTREFVKKNDQFALSLGLVRNGEAIWGVIFNPATGEFFSKNRNTFFAKLQAPFATEENFRTLVVESGSILHPLDELKPVTNKPILLVSLSEMKEGLFADSFWHDDFEIRSMGSIAYKLGLLSAGFIDLIVSLKPKNEWDICGGIALLDEDNFTCFPLKDNKYQFNQPNTLSFGLVAGKKTAIQYLESKIDFHQLSLKVKERW; encoded by the coding sequence ATGGAAGAAAGAGATTTTCAGGAAGTTTGGCGGTGGGTATTATCTGTTGGGGACTCAATCCTTTCCATTTATAAATCAGACTTTCAAATTCGCGACAAGGGTGGCAATGACCCAGTTACTGAAGCGGATTTGTTTGCGAGTGAGTTTCTATTCGAAAAAATCTCTGCTCGATTTCCGAATCATGGATTTTTATCGGAAGAAAAAACCGATACAAACAGACGTTTGGACAAGGAATGGGTTTGGATCTTAGACCCTATTGATGGAACTCGTGAGTTTGTAAAAAAGAATGATCAGTTCGCGCTCAGTTTGGGTCTTGTTCGTAACGGTGAAGCCATTTGGGGAGTAATCTTCAATCCTGCCACGGGTGAGTTTTTTTCTAAAAATCGAAATACTTTTTTTGCTAAATTACAAGCTCCTTTTGCAACAGAAGAGAACTTTAGAACCTTAGTTGTAGAAAGTGGCTCCATATTGCATCCGTTAGATGAATTGAAGCCTGTTACAAATAAACCAATTTTACTTGTGTCCTTATCTGAAATGAAGGAAGGTTTATTTGCTGATTCTTTTTGGCATGATGACTTTGAAATTCGTTCGATGGGGAGTATCGCCTATAAACTGGGGTTATTGTCTGCCGGGTTTATTGATCTCATTGTCTCGTTAAAACCTAAAAATGAATGGGATATTTGCGGTGGAATTGCTCTTTTGGATGAAGATAACTTTACTTGTTTTCCTTTGAAAGATAACAAGTATCAATTCAATCAACCAAATACACTTTCTTTTGGTTTGGTGGCGGGTAAAAAGACGGCAATCCAATATTTGGAATCCAAAATTGACTTTCACCAATTGTCGCTTAAGGTAAAGGAACGATGGTAA
- a CDS encoding LIC11625 family surface-exposed protein has product MKRVWILSILVLLPVSFVYAQQNAGLAEEFTKLEDYLRNPKLTEDQKKKNFETNMVSSVRSTLSKRLSNPKRDLKDLKFQDLQTERPEGTNTFFVKYKNFYFQYQFPVDPETYITSPSEEIVLEKPDGLDLGSNAHKEEKKN; this is encoded by the coding sequence ATGAAACGAGTTTGGATTTTAAGTATTTTAGTATTATTGCCGGTTAGTTTTGTTTACGCACAACAAAATGCTGGTTTGGCGGAAGAGTTTACAAAACTAGAAGACTATCTTAGAAATCCAAAACTTACCGAGGATCAGAAAAAGAAGAATTTCGAAACCAATATGGTAAGTTCAGTTCGTAGTACACTATCCAAACGCCTTTCCAATCCTAAAAGAGATTTAAAGGATCTAAAATTCCAGGACTTACAAACGGAACGTCCAGAAGGAACCAATACTTTTTTTGTAAAATATAAGAACTTTTATTTTCAATATCAGTTTCCAGTAGATCCTGAGACATACATAACATCTCCCTCGGAAGAAATTGTTTTGGAGAAACCGGACGGTTTGGACCTAGGTTCGAACGCACACAAAGAAGAAAAAAAGAATTAG